The Candidatus Rokuibacteriota bacterium sequence GGCCGCCGAGAGCCCGGTTGCCCGCATCACGAGCGGCGAGATCTTCCGCGGCCGGCGCGACGTCGTGATCGTCCATGGCGGCACGGAGTACCGACTCCACATCACGAAGGCGGACAAGCTG is a genomic window containing:
- a CDS encoding hemin uptake protein HemP, producing MIEEAPEIPVAEQAAESPVARITSGEIFRGRRDVVIVHGGTEYRLHITKADKLILTK